One stretch of Nitrosococcus watsonii C-113 DNA includes these proteins:
- a CDS encoding DesA family fatty acid desaturase codes for MFSGVLEVSFWGYVVVTLVLTHLTIISVTVYLHRHQAHRALELHPAVSHCFRFWLWLTTGIVTKEWAAVHRKHHAKCETAEDPHSPREVGIHKVLWQGASLYRVAARDPEVTERYGHGTPDDWLERNLYTKHSYAGIVLMLFINLGLWGVAGLVIWAVQMLWIPFFAAGVINGLGHHWGYRNYEVADASTNLVPWGILIGGEELHNNHHAYGSSAKLSSKWYELDIGWLYIRVLAALKLARVKKVAPKLLIQPGKQWVDVDTLRAVVAHRFHLLTAYGREVIAPVLKEEAAYFSGNALYRRARRWLLRHEALVDAKARQELSAMLKDNQRLETVYRFRQQLQALWSQAWSSQEALLDALQEWCRQAEDSGIKALQDFALSLRGYSLQQA; via the coding sequence ATGTTTTCAGGAGTTTTAGAAGTGAGTTTTTGGGGCTATGTTGTGGTCACGCTGGTGCTCACCCACCTGACCATCATCAGTGTGACCGTTTATCTTCACCGCCACCAGGCCCACCGGGCGCTAGAACTGCATCCGGCAGTGAGCCACTGTTTTCGTTTCTGGCTGTGGTTGACCACCGGGATCGTGACCAAGGAATGGGCGGCGGTGCACCGGAAACACCATGCCAAATGCGAAACGGCCGAAGACCCCCACAGTCCACGGGAGGTGGGTATCCACAAGGTATTATGGCAAGGCGCCTCGCTCTACCGGGTGGCGGCCCGAGACCCGGAGGTGACCGAGCGCTACGGCCATGGTACCCCGGATGATTGGCTTGAGCGCAACCTCTACACGAAACATAGCTACGCGGGGATTGTGCTGATGCTGTTCATCAACCTGGGTTTGTGGGGTGTAGCGGGTTTGGTGATATGGGCGGTTCAGATGCTCTGGATTCCCTTCTTTGCGGCGGGGGTGATTAATGGGCTGGGTCATCACTGGGGCTATCGGAACTATGAGGTGGCCGATGCCTCCACCAACCTTGTTCCTTGGGGAATATTGATTGGGGGGGAGGAGTTGCACAATAACCACCACGCCTATGGCAGCTCCGCCAAGCTCTCTTCCAAATGGTATGAGTTGGATATCGGCTGGCTGTATATTCGGGTGTTGGCGGCGTTGAAGCTGGCCCGGGTGAAAAAGGTCGCCCCCAAGCTGCTTATCCAGCCCGGCAAGCAGTGGGTGGATGTGGATACGCTCAGGGCCGTGGTGGCCCATCGCTTCCACCTGCTGACCGCCTATGGGCGGGAGGTCATAGCCCCGGTGCTCAAGGAGGAGGCGGCTTATTTCTCGGGCAATGCGCTCTATCGGCGGGCTCGGCGCTGGCTGCTACGCCATGAGGCCCTGGTGGACGCCAAGGCTCGCCAAGAGCTTAGCGCTATGCTCAAGGACAATCAGCGCCTGGAGACGGTCTATCGCTTCCGCCAGCAGCTTCAGGCCCTCTGGTCCCAGGCCTGGTCTAGCCAGGAGGCACTCTTGGACGCGCTGCAGGAGTGGTGCCGTCAGGCTGAGGACTCCGGCATCAAAGCCTTGCAGGATTTCGCCCTCTCCCTGCGCGGCTATTCCCTTCAGCAGGCTTAG
- a CDS encoding ABC transporter ATP-binding protein, which yields MLLQVEHLKTYLQAGNETVKAVDGINFTIERGETFCLVGESGSGKSVTALSVIQLLPKDISHHPEGRILLDWRRDKQRQGPVDLLRLPETCKQNIRGARIAMIFQEPMTSLNPVFTVGEQIMETLQLHFPGMEESEARERAVAALAQVQILNPELRIEEYPHRLSGGQRQRVMIAMAMACEPDLLIADEPTTALDVTVQAEILRLMRELQARRNMGILFITHDFGVVSQMARRLAVMRLGKIVESGPLDEILHRPQHPYTRQLLAALPENLKRQQAAARKSNKGTPQPSDMGGQSPLLELRGLEVHFPIRKGVLRRVVDHVRAVDGVDMAIPAGQILALVGESGCGKTTLGRAILRLVEPTGGQVYYAGTDLTALKPRELRRYRQALQIIFQDPMSSLNPRLSIAATLTEPMGIHGIGSSREERLERASTVLERVQLKADYLWRYPHEFSGGQRQRIAIARALVLEPRFIVCDEITSALDVSVQAEILQLLLELQRERHLTLLFITHNIAVVEYLSNQIAVMRDGRIVEQGPTDQVCRAPTHPYTQKLLAAVPRVPL from the coding sequence GTGTTACTCCAAGTCGAACACCTGAAAACTTACCTCCAAGCCGGTAATGAAACCGTTAAGGCGGTAGATGGAATAAATTTTACCATCGAGCGGGGGGAAACCTTCTGTTTGGTCGGGGAATCGGGTAGTGGCAAATCAGTCACCGCCCTGTCCGTGATCCAGTTATTACCCAAGGATATCAGCCACCATCCTGAAGGGCGCATCTTGCTCGATTGGCGACGGGATAAACAGCGCCAGGGGCCGGTGGATCTGCTGCGCCTGCCAGAAACCTGCAAGCAAAACATCCGCGGCGCCCGCATCGCTATGATTTTCCAAGAGCCTATGACCTCCCTCAACCCCGTTTTCACGGTGGGCGAGCAAATCATGGAAACCTTACAACTCCACTTCCCCGGTATGGAAGAGAGCGAGGCGCGGGAGCGGGCCGTGGCCGCCCTGGCCCAGGTGCAAATTCTAAACCCGGAACTGCGCATTGAAGAATATCCCCATCGACTCTCTGGCGGCCAGCGCCAGCGGGTCATGATTGCCATGGCCATGGCCTGCGAGCCGGATCTGCTCATTGCCGACGAACCCACTACGGCCCTGGACGTTACCGTCCAGGCCGAAATTCTGCGCTTGATGCGCGAACTGCAAGCACGGCGAAATATGGGCATCCTGTTCATTACCCATGACTTTGGAGTAGTCTCCCAGATGGCCCGCCGATTAGCGGTGATGCGGTTAGGGAAAATCGTCGAGTCTGGCCCCCTGGATGAGATCCTGCACCGCCCTCAACACCCCTACACCCGCCAACTCCTGGCTGCCCTGCCCGAGAATCTCAAGCGCCAACAAGCCGCGGCGAGAAAGAGCAACAAAGGCACGCCGCAGCCCTCAGATATGGGCGGGCAATCACCCTTACTGGAGCTACGCGGCCTGGAGGTGCATTTTCCCATCCGTAAAGGGGTACTGCGGCGGGTCGTGGATCATGTCCGGGCCGTGGATGGAGTAGATATGGCTATTCCAGCAGGGCAAATTCTAGCACTGGTGGGCGAGTCGGGCTGCGGCAAAACCACGTTGGGACGGGCCATACTCCGCCTGGTAGAGCCTACCGGCGGCCAAGTCTATTACGCGGGCACCGATCTGACGGCATTGAAGCCCAGGGAACTGCGCCGCTACCGGCAAGCGCTGCAAATCATCTTTCAGGACCCTATGTCCTCCCTCAATCCACGCCTTTCCATCGCTGCAACCTTGACCGAGCCCATGGGAATCCACGGCATCGGAAGTTCCCGCGAGGAACGCCTCGAGCGGGCCAGCACCGTGCTAGAGCGAGTCCAGCTTAAGGCCGATTATTTATGGCGCTACCCCCACGAGTTCTCCGGCGGTCAGCGCCAACGTATCGCCATTGCTCGGGCGCTGGTGCTAGAACCCCGGTTTATCGTCTGTGATGAAATCACCAGCGCCCTGGATGTATCGGTACAGGCCGAAATTCTGCAACTGCTATTGGAATTGCAGCGGGAACGCCACCTCACCCTGCTATTTATTACCCATAACATCGCCGTAGTAGAATATCTTAGCAACCAAATTGCGGTGATGCGTGATGGCCGTATCGTTGAACAAGGCCCTACCGACCAAGTCTGCCGAGCACCCACGCACCCTTATACACAAAAACTGCTAGCGGCGGTGCCACGGGTCCCTCTGTAG
- the hisD gene encoding histidinol dehydrogenase — MVEMARLDIVQGDFWPCLERRLAWEGVADETVVATVREILKAIRCRGDEALLEYTQRFDGLEIARAPELEIPISRLQAALVGISREQREALQVAAERITAYHRHQKQESWSYTEPDGTLLGQQVRPLDRVGLYVPGGKAAYPSSVLMNALPAKVAGVSELIMVVPTPKGEMNDLVLGAAAIAGVDRVFTVGGAQAVAALAFGTESVPRVDKIVGPGNMYVATAKSMVFGQVGIDMIAGPSEILVLCDGRTEPEWIAMDLFSQAEHDETAQAILLSPDGAFLDEVTEAIARLLPTLERHEVIANSLRSRGILIKVEDLDQALEVINFIAPEHLELSVEDPQALASRVRHAGAIFMGRYTAEAIGDYCAGPNHVLPTSRTARFSSPLGVYDFQKRSSLIQCSPQGSQTLGRVASVLARGEGLTAHARSAEYRLKG, encoded by the coding sequence ATGGTTGAGATGGCGCGCTTAGACATTGTCCAGGGAGATTTTTGGCCCTGCCTGGAGCGGCGTTTGGCTTGGGAAGGAGTTGCGGATGAAACGGTGGTAGCTACCGTGAGGGAGATTCTCAAGGCGATCCGCTGCCGGGGGGATGAGGCCCTGCTAGAGTATACCCAACGTTTTGATGGCCTAGAAATAGCCCGGGCTCCAGAGCTTGAAATCCCAATCTCTCGTTTACAGGCGGCGTTAGTAGGCATTTCCAGGGAGCAGCGGGAAGCACTCCAGGTGGCGGCTGAACGCATCACCGCCTATCACCGCCATCAAAAGCAGGAATCTTGGAGTTATACCGAGCCAGATGGTACTTTGCTTGGCCAGCAGGTGAGGCCCCTGGATCGGGTGGGGCTTTATGTGCCTGGTGGTAAGGCGGCTTATCCTTCTTCCGTATTGATGAATGCCCTCCCGGCAAAGGTGGCAGGTGTTTCCGAACTGATTATGGTGGTGCCAACACCCAAGGGCGAGATGAACGATCTTGTGCTAGGAGCAGCGGCTATTGCGGGCGTGGATCGGGTGTTTACCGTGGGTGGCGCGCAGGCGGTTGCTGCCTTGGCTTTTGGTACTGAAAGCGTACCCCGGGTGGATAAAATTGTCGGTCCGGGTAATATGTATGTGGCCACGGCTAAAAGTATGGTTTTTGGCCAAGTGGGAATCGACATGATTGCCGGGCCTTCCGAGATCTTGGTGCTCTGCGATGGGAGAACAGAGCCGGAGTGGATTGCTATGGATTTATTCTCCCAGGCGGAGCATGATGAGACGGCCCAGGCCATTTTGCTCTCCCCCGACGGTGCTTTTTTGGATGAAGTCACGGAGGCCATAGCGCGGTTGCTACCTACCCTAGAGCGGCATGAGGTGATTGCGAATTCCCTGCGGTCTCGCGGTATCCTGATTAAGGTAGAGGATCTGGATCAAGCTTTAGAAGTTATCAACTTTATCGCTCCTGAGCACTTAGAGCTTTCGGTGGAAGATCCGCAAGCGTTAGCTTCCCGGGTCCGTCATGCCGGGGCTATCTTTATGGGACGGTATACTGCTGAAGCTATCGGCGATTACTGCGCCGGTCCTAACCATGTGCTGCCCACCTCACGCACTGCCCGCTTCAGCTCGCCCTTGGGCGTGTATGACTTTCAGAAGCGTTCCAGCTTGATTCAATGCTCGCCTCAGGGTAGCCAAACTTTGGGGCGCGTGGCTTCGGTGCTGGCGCGCGGCGAAGGGCTGACCGCCCATGCCCGCTCAGCGGAATACCGTTTAAAAGGGTAA
- a CDS encoding bifunctional GNAT family N-acetyltransferase/carbon-nitrogen hydrolase family protein, with translation MSIEIPSDLHLKLRNLVADDLLQLEELMEKVYADIGGAWPRESLLSLFKEFPEGQICIEGNGRVIAVALTVRCNYERFSRVHTYQDLIGRRERIRHNPKGDALYGMDVFVDPDYRGLRLGRRLYDARKELCRNLNLRAILAGGRIVNYHRYTEKLTATEYIEAVRRREVHDPILSFQLANDFEVKRLMKDYLPEDEKSRGFATLLEWNNILYEPEGLAAEEIRKSVVRIGIVQWQMRLTNSFQAWLDQVEFFVDSMADYQADFVLFPEFFNAPLMAMGDQEDQFSAIRFLARYATPSLEALSHFAVTYNINIIAGSLPVLQDDTLYNNAYLCSRDGTVDMQPKIHITPHERRDWVIQGGNTLRVFDTDAGRIGILICYDVEFPELARFLGEEGMEILFVPFWTDTKNGFLRVQRCSQARAIENECYVAIGGSVGNLPQVENVDIQYAQSAIYSPSDFAFPHDAIIAESTPNTEMALIADLDLDKLVQLRHEGSVTNRKDRRPDLYQLRWLPKNKS, from the coding sequence ATGAGTATTGAAATTCCTTCTGATCTTCATCTTAAGCTACGCAACCTCGTAGCAGACGATCTCCTTCAACTTGAGGAGTTGATGGAAAAAGTCTATGCGGATATCGGCGGTGCTTGGCCCCGAGAATCGCTTTTATCTTTGTTTAAAGAATTCCCGGAGGGCCAGATTTGTATCGAAGGCAACGGCCGGGTTATTGCGGTTGCTTTGACTGTGCGCTGCAATTATGAGCGTTTCAGCCGGGTTCATACTTACCAGGATTTAATTGGGCGGCGGGAGCGCATCCGCCATAATCCAAAGGGCGATGCCCTTTATGGCATGGATGTTTTTGTCGATCCGGATTACCGGGGTCTTCGGCTTGGCCGCCGCCTTTACGACGCCCGCAAGGAGTTATGCCGAAACTTAAACTTACGTGCGATCTTAGCTGGTGGGCGCATCGTTAACTACCATCGCTACACGGAAAAATTAACGGCTACGGAATACATTGAAGCGGTGCGTCGGCGGGAAGTCCATGATCCCATTTTAAGTTTTCAACTTGCTAATGACTTCGAAGTCAAGCGGTTAATGAAAGATTATTTACCCGAGGATGAGAAATCCCGTGGTTTTGCCACCTTGCTGGAATGGAACAATATTCTCTATGAGCCTGAAGGACTCGCGGCGGAAGAAATTCGCAAATCCGTAGTGCGAATCGGTATTGTCCAATGGCAGATGCGACTCACCAATTCTTTTCAAGCCTGGTTGGATCAGGTGGAGTTTTTTGTCGATTCCATGGCGGATTATCAAGCGGATTTCGTGCTTTTTCCAGAGTTCTTCAATGCGCCCCTTATGGCCATGGGCGATCAGGAAGATCAGTTTAGTGCCATTCGGTTTCTGGCCCGGTACGCTACCCCCAGCTTGGAAGCCCTCTCCCATTTCGCCGTCACCTACAATATCAACATTATCGCTGGCAGTCTTCCGGTCTTGCAAGACGATACGCTTTATAACAATGCTTACTTGTGCAGCCGCGATGGCACCGTGGATATGCAGCCCAAGATCCATATCACCCCCCACGAGCGCCGCGATTGGGTGATTCAAGGAGGAAATACCCTGCGGGTATTTGATACCGACGCGGGACGCATTGGTATTTTAATTTGCTATGACGTGGAATTCCCGGAATTAGCGCGGTTTCTTGGAGAGGAAGGCATGGAAATTCTTTTCGTGCCTTTTTGGACCGATACCAAAAACGGCTTTTTGCGGGTACAGCGATGTTCCCAGGCGCGGGCCATCGAGAACGAATGCTATGTGGCTATTGGTGGCAGCGTTGGCAACCTGCCCCAAGTAGAAAACGTTGATATTCAATATGCTCAATCAGCGATCTACTCACCTTCGGATTTTGCCTTTCCCCACGATGCCATCATCGCCGAAAGCACACCTAACACTGAAATGGCCTTGATAGCCGATTTAGATTTAGACAAATTAGTTCAGTTGCGGCACGAAGGCTCGGTCACCAATCGCAAGGATCGCCGCCCTGATCTCTATCAATTGCGCTGGCTGCCGAAAAATAAGAGTTGA
- a CDS encoding ABC transporter permease yields MSSPASSLPPPRQSQNYTAQVARQVLAQWGARLGLAWIGLLGLLAVFAPFLASSHPLLLSQDGQLDSPLLRYLTPADASLLALFCAGLILVMARASLRTWLVGLGSVLILAGVTSAALIRPPVLAIYEQYRQQEAAGGYDWVIYAPIPYSPKDYQRDRGETGLQPPLTSPQADHWFGTEENGADVLSRMVHASRIALGIGFVATSIALLLGILIGGLMGYFSGVMDIIGMRLVEIFEAVPTLFLLLTFVAFFERSLYLLMVIIGLTSWSGYARYVRAEFLRLRQQDFVQAALACGLPLRSILFRHMLPNGIGPILVAASFGVASAILAEAVLSFLGLGLVDDPSWGQMLNQAVKSSTFNWWMAAFPGGAIFLTVFAYNLIGEALRDALDPYLKKS; encoded by the coding sequence ATGAGTTCTCCCGCCTCTTCGCTGCCGCCGCCACGGCAAAGCCAGAACTATACAGCCCAAGTAGCGCGCCAGGTACTCGCCCAATGGGGGGCGCGACTAGGATTGGCCTGGATCGGACTGTTGGGCTTGCTGGCCGTATTCGCCCCGTTTCTGGCCAGCAGCCATCCGCTGCTGCTCAGTCAAGACGGCCAACTTGACAGTCCCCTGCTGCGTTACCTTACTCCCGCCGATGCCAGTTTACTGGCTTTATTTTGCGCTGGCTTGATTCTAGTCATGGCGCGGGCCTCGCTCCGCACCTGGTTGGTGGGGCTGGGAAGCGTATTGATCCTGGCCGGGGTAACGAGCGCCGCGTTGATACGGCCGCCAGTGCTCGCTATCTATGAGCAGTATCGGCAGCAGGAGGCAGCCGGGGGCTATGATTGGGTCATATACGCCCCTATCCCTTATTCCCCTAAAGACTATCAGCGTGACCGGGGCGAAACCGGGCTGCAACCGCCCCTAACCTCGCCCCAGGCGGATCACTGGTTTGGGACCGAGGAGAATGGCGCTGATGTCTTATCCCGCATGGTCCATGCCTCCCGCATCGCCCTTGGGATTGGCTTTGTCGCCACCAGTATCGCTTTGCTCCTGGGGATTCTTATTGGCGGTCTAATGGGCTATTTTTCCGGGGTGATGGATATTATTGGTATGCGCCTGGTGGAAATCTTCGAAGCAGTCCCTACCCTATTTCTCTTGCTTACCTTCGTTGCATTTTTTGAGCGCAGCCTATACTTGCTCATGGTGATCATTGGCCTGACCAGTTGGTCAGGCTACGCTCGCTATGTAAGGGCCGAGTTCCTCCGTCTCCGGCAACAGGATTTTGTCCAGGCCGCCTTGGCTTGTGGACTACCCCTGCGCTCTATTCTATTTCGGCATATGCTCCCTAATGGCATTGGCCCCATTTTGGTGGCCGCCAGTTTTGGCGTAGCCTCCGCCATTCTCGCCGAAGCCGTGCTGAGCTTTTTGGGGCTAGGCTTGGTGGACGATCCCTCCTGGGGGCAGATGCTCAACCAGGCAGTGAAATCCTCTACCTTTAACTGGTGGATGGCGGCCTTCCCGGGAGGAGCTATCTTTTTGACCGTGTTTGCTTATAACTTGATTGGCGAGGCCCTCCGGGATGCCCTTGATCCCTACCTGAAGAAATCATAA
- a CDS encoding SDR family oxidoreductase — MAATPSKIPAFIVGFGNIGQRVAALWQRDGSEVTALIRTPRDIVGCRAIFGDLDHPETLHSMPQKPALLFHFAPPAPSGVSDNRTSHLLKVMEKAPPQRIVYISTSGVYGDCGGAWVDESRPVHPGNNRSRRRTDAERQLMGFARRHSLPLIILRVPGIYGSGRLPLERLRQGNPVVCPEQAPWSNRIHADDLAIIAVRAGQSDTPGGIYNVSDDEPTSMTDYLYRLADAAGLPRPPCVSLAKAQRIFSPKLLEYLNESRRLNNQKMKTVLGVKLRYPTLDTGLPAALGISK; from the coding sequence ATGGCTGCCACCCCTTCTAAAATTCCTGCCTTCATTGTTGGCTTTGGTAACATAGGCCAGCGAGTCGCAGCCTTGTGGCAGCGCGATGGAAGCGAAGTGACCGCGCTAATCCGAACCCCTCGCGACATAGTAGGGTGCCGCGCTATTTTTGGCGATCTAGACCATCCGGAAACTTTGCACAGCATGCCTCAAAAGCCGGCTCTTTTGTTTCATTTTGCCCCACCCGCTCCTTCCGGAGTTTCCGATAACCGGACGAGCCACCTACTCAAAGTCATGGAAAAGGCGCCTCCCCAGCGCATCGTCTATATTTCCACCTCGGGTGTTTATGGCGACTGTGGCGGCGCTTGGGTTGATGAGTCTCGCCCAGTCCATCCCGGTAATAATCGCTCCCGCCGCCGGACCGATGCTGAACGACAGCTCATGGGCTTTGCTCGCCGCCACAGCCTGCCTCTTATCATCCTGCGCGTACCCGGCATCTATGGCTCCGGCCGCCTGCCATTGGAACGTCTGCGCCAGGGTAATCCGGTCGTCTGTCCAGAGCAAGCGCCATGGAGCAATCGCATTCATGCCGATGATCTGGCTATCATCGCCGTGCGTGCAGGCCAAAGCGACACACCTGGGGGCATCTACAACGTCAGCGATGATGAGCCTACCAGCATGACGGACTATCTCTACCGTCTAGCCGATGCTGCGGGCTTGCCCCGCCCACCCTGCGTCAGCTTGGCTAAAGCGCAACGGATTTTCTCCCCGAAGCTGCTGGAGTACTTAAATGAATCCCGCCGCTTAAACAATCAGAAGATGAAAACGGTACTCGGCGTAAAACTGCGCTATCCAACGTTAGACACAGGGCTACCCGCTGCGCTTGGGATTTCTAAATAA
- the hisG gene encoding ATP phosphoribosyltransferase, which translates to MVEPLKLALSKGRIFQEILPLLAIAGIYPRDDPKTSRKLVLDTNQADLKLVIIRAADVPTYVEYGAADFGVAGKDVLLEHPGNGLYEPLDLRIACCRMMVAGEPEVTPRSGRLRIATKYVHSTRRFYAERGEQVEVIKLYGSMELAPLVGLADRIVDLVDTGNTLRANGLAPLEHITDISSRLVVNKASMKMRHQRIKEFICLMAEAVEKQHG; encoded by the coding sequence ATGGTTGAACCACTTAAGCTGGCGCTTTCCAAGGGGCGAATCTTTCAAGAAATACTGCCTTTACTGGCGATTGCTGGTATCTATCCCCGCGATGATCCGAAAACTAGCCGTAAATTAGTGCTTGATACCAATCAGGCTGATCTTAAGCTAGTGATTATCCGTGCAGCCGATGTGCCTACCTACGTGGAGTATGGGGCTGCTGATTTTGGCGTAGCAGGTAAGGATGTCTTGCTGGAGCATCCGGGGAACGGGTTATACGAACCTTTGGATTTACGGATAGCCTGCTGCCGTATGATGGTTGCCGGTGAGCCTGAGGTAACTCCCCGCTCGGGGCGCCTGCGAATTGCCACTAAATATGTACATAGTACCCGCCGTTTTTATGCTGAGCGGGGGGAGCAGGTAGAAGTGATCAAGCTTTATGGCTCCATGGAATTAGCGCCGCTAGTGGGGCTTGCCGATCGCATTGTTGATTTGGTGGATACAGGCAATACCCTTAGGGCCAATGGTTTAGCCCCGTTAGAACATATTACCGATATCAGTTCACGTTTGGTGGTTAACAAGGCTTCCATGAAGATGAGACACCAGCGTATCAAGGAATTTATTTGCCTAATGGCTGAAGCTGTGGAGAAGCAGCATGGTTGA
- the hisC gene encoding histidinol-phosphate transaminase: MAKNRVAQWIRPEIQRLSAYRVADAADLIKLDAMENPYTWSPELVEAWLERLRQVSVNRYPDPQARTLKLRLRQYLVLPEGMEMVLGNGSDELIQMVLLAVAGSGRSVVAPEPTFVMYRQIAALLGLQYQGVALREDFSLDLPAMLQAIGEREPAVVFIAYPNNPTGNLFSARDLQVIIEASPGLVIVDEAYSVFAGKTFMPRLEDYEHLLVMRTLSKIGLAGLRLGMLMGSPAWIKELEKVRLPYNINQLTQVSAEFALEQPGGLDEQARLICEARAQLQKALQQLPGIQVYPSDANFILFRTPTHRAEAIFTAIKERGVLIKNLSGQGGLLTDCLRVTVGTADENNAFLEALKAEQNS, encoded by the coding sequence ATGGCAAAAAACCGGGTTGCCCAATGGATTCGTCCAGAGATACAGCGACTCTCTGCCTATCGGGTCGCCGATGCAGCGGATTTAATCAAACTGGATGCCATGGAAAACCCCTATACTTGGTCGCCGGAATTAGTAGAGGCTTGGTTGGAGCGGTTGCGGCAAGTCAGCGTTAATCGTTATCCAGACCCGCAAGCTCGCACCCTCAAGCTCCGTCTCCGGCAGTATCTGGTTCTCCCGGAAGGTATGGAGATGGTTTTGGGGAATGGTTCCGATGAGTTGATCCAGATGGTGTTACTGGCCGTGGCGGGATCAGGGCGATCCGTGGTTGCCCCAGAACCCACTTTTGTCATGTACCGACAGATTGCTGCTCTGCTGGGGCTGCAATATCAGGGAGTAGCTTTGCGGGAGGATTTTTCTTTAGATTTGCCAGCAATGCTACAAGCTATTGGGGAGCGAGAGCCAGCAGTTGTTTTTATCGCCTATCCCAATAATCCCACCGGTAATCTTTTCTCCGCTAGGGACTTACAAGTCATTATTGAAGCTTCTCCTGGGCTTGTCATCGTGGATGAAGCCTATAGCGTGTTTGCAGGTAAAACCTTCATGCCCCGGTTAGAGGACTATGAGCACCTCTTAGTTATGCGAACGCTCTCTAAGATTGGCCTGGCGGGTCTCAGGCTGGGGATGCTGATGGGGAGTCCAGCTTGGATCAAGGAGCTAGAAAAAGTACGGTTACCCTATAATATTAATCAATTAACCCAAGTCAGCGCCGAATTTGCCTTGGAGCAGCCAGGGGGATTAGATGAGCAGGCCCGGCTCATCTGCGAGGCTCGGGCACAGTTGCAGAAGGCTTTGCAGCAGTTACCAGGAATTCAAGTTTATCCTAGTGATGCAAATTTTATTCTTTTCCGTACTCCCACCCATCGGGCCGAGGCAATTTTCACTGCTATCAAGGAGCGGGGGGTCTTAATTAAGAACCTTTCCGGCCAGGGTGGTCTGCTAACGGATTGCCTCCGGGTGACCGTAGGCACGGCAGATGAAAATAACGCCTTTTTGGAGGCGCTAAAAGCTGAGCAAAATAGCTAA